The Cololabis saira isolate AMF1-May2022 chromosome 5, fColSai1.1, whole genome shotgun sequence genome segment ATCCACACCTTTACTTTTATTACTTAAAAATGTTGATCTCTAACATAGGAAGTAACctcatatattaatataatatttcatgtattttaagTACCGGTAGTACAATTTCATTTGGACATTCCTCATTCTTGAGAAAAGTATAGTAATGCACATCTGTATGAATATTTATCCATAACTTCAATTCTTCCTATCAATATCAATATTGAtttttaaaattgtaatttCTGTGGCTTGTAACTGGAACTGTGACCTTCAACCGGTTTAGACCGGCGGTTTTGCGTGTAACCTCGGCTGACCTGCAATAAACACATCACCCCACGTTGTAATGTCAGATATATCTCCGAAGGTCGTTCTGACCAGTTAAGATTTAATTGCAGTGATCTACTTTGCTATTTTGTCAAAGTAAAATTTAACTTTATAATTTATGGATATCTTGAATATTATTATTCTCCACGAACGGTTTTTACATCGATGAAACTGCATAATGGATGTCTGGATCTTTtcaattttacttttattttactttcagcatctagaattaaaatgaaaatgaaaatgcctAAAAATCACCTGCAGCTGTGATTGATGACGTCTCAGATTACATGGTTTCACAGAGATATTAATAGTCCTTTATGGATAAAAGTAAAAGTTCCTTTTGTTTCTCCAGGAGGCATTCACTGCTTTTCATCCTGATCTTAAGTTTGTGCAAAAGTTCCTGAAGCCCCTGCTGATCGGCGAGTTGGCAGCGACAGAACCCAGCCAGGACCGGAAGAAAAATGTGAGTCTTTAAGTCCGGAGCACTGGAAATGCTGGAAATGCTGTCTGAAAATCCCATGTGACACATGAACGTAGAGCATTCGCGGCTCGACTGGACACTGTCTTTTCCTTTGCTACCAGCGGATGATCGTACAAGACTTTGAGGCCCTTCGAGTGCAGGCAGAGAAGGACGGTCTGTTTCGAACGAAGCCGTTGTTCTTCTGCCTCCACCTGGGCCACGTCCTGCTGCTGGAGGCCCTCGCGTGGCTCACCGTCTGGCTCTGGGGGACGAGCTGGACACTGACGTTACTGTGCTCACTGATCCTGGCAACAGCTCAGGTAATTTGAAAGCCATTCTCGGTTTTTGCAGAAGAACTTCCAAAAATAAACATAGCTAAAAGGTCACTTGTCCTCTTTCCCCCCAGTCTCAGGCAGGCTGGCTGCAGCACGACTTTGGTCACCTCTCTGTCTTCAAAGCATCCAAGTGGAACCACCTGGTGCACAAATTTGTAATTGGACATTTGAAGGTAACCTTCCTATGCTGAatgcttttctttgtttaatGCGTACGCACATATTAAAAGGTTGTTTTCAAAGGGAGCTTCAGCCAACTGGTGGAACCATCGACACTTCCAGCATCACGCCAAACCCAACGTCTTCAGCAAGGACCCGGACATCAACATGCTGGAGATCTTTGTGCTCGGGGCCACGCAGCCGGTGGAGGCGAGTAGCTCACAACAAACCTTTTCAGCAGTCTGTTAAACATTGAAGACGCTTACCACGCTCCCAACTTCTCTCTGTTACAGTACGGGATGAAGAAGATCAAACGCATGCCGTATAATCTGCAACATCAGTACTTCTTCCTCGGTAGGTTTGTGTGCAGAcggtaaaacaaatgaaaagccTTCCGGGAATAATTCGTTATGTCTCCTGCAGTGGGACCGCCACTACTCATTCCAGTTTACTTCCACATTCAGATCATGAAGACCATGATTACCCGCCGCGACTGGGTGGTAAGAGAGcagtttatataaatatttgagTCAGACATGAATTTAATACACCATGAAACGTATCCTGATTACAAAGAAGAGATGGCTGGGGCACGAGAAGTTTCTGGTGCTAGTATTCATTTATTGATAGCAACTTCCTTATCTGTTGTAGGATCTGGCCTGGTCCCTGTCATATTATCTCCGTTACTTCTCCTGTTACATACCCTTCTATGGCATTTTTGGCTCGGCGGCGCTCCTCAGCTTTGTCAGGTAAATGCTTGGAGGGAAATGTCCTTCATTTCAGCTTTCATAGTCTTGAACTTGTTTTTTGTGAGAACTATAGCATCTTTTAAAAATTCAAAGGCACGTTTTCATTTTCATATTGGTCATATTACTGATTCATTTCATCTTATTAATACCCCATAATAAAAGAGCCCCTCTTGTGAAGTGACTGTTTTAAATTCTTCTCAGTcacattttttaatatttttgttgaACTTATTTTACAGGTTTTTGGAGAGCCACTGGTTCGTGTGGGTGACTCAGATGAACCATCTGCCGATGGAGATTGATCACGAGAAGCGCCAGGACTGGCTGAGCATGCAGGTACCCACTGATTATGACACTGCCACAAATCCACTTTTATGGACAGGCGCTGCTAGTGTGCACGACCCTGTAAAGGTTCTCATTTAAGTCCACAGTAAAGGGGTTGGTACCACTTAACttctttttcccaacatttgaCCAATCATGACAGACTCGTCTTTTTAGGAAGGAACGCTTTAAAGAGATAGTAGAGGGAACAAGCGGTGCTTCAGCAAGGTGCAGTTTTTGGGAAATAGTTTGCATTTCAGCATTAAAGTATGCAAAATAAAGTAAGAAACCTATAAATGAGGCTCTTTGAAATTAACCATCGTCTTGTTTGTGCACGATAGCAGGTCATCTTCACTGCTGCGTCTTGGCTGCAGCTTCTCAAACACTGTTGACAAAGATGGAAAACAGAtagtaatatatatgtataatgtatgtatatgtgtgtataggACATGTAGCCCCACGTCATCCTGTCAAGGATAAGAGGGTGGAGCTGGATAGAAAACTGAGTGCATATGAACTCATCTGCTCATGTCTCACGTCTCATGTCTCTCTCAGTTACACGCCACCTGTGATATTGAGCAGTCCTTCTTCAATGACTGGTTCAGTG includes the following:
- the LOC133444169 gene encoding acyl-CoA Delta-4 desaturase-like, coding for MGGGGQLKEPVEPGSGRDTGVYTWEEVQKHSSRNDQWLVVNRKVYNTTQWAKRHPGGFRVISHYAGEDATEAFTAFHPDLKFVQKFLKPLLIGELAATEPSQDRKKNRMIVQDFEALRVQAEKDGLFRTKPLFFCLHLGHVLLLEALAWLTVWLWGTSWTLTLLCSLILATAQSQAGWLQHDFGHLSVFKASKWNHLVHKFVIGHLKGASANWWNHRHFQHHAKPNVFSKDPDINMLEIFVLGATQPVEYGMKKIKRMPYNLQHQYFFLVGPPLLIPVYFHIQIMKTMITRRDWVDLAWSLSYYLRYFSCYIPFYGIFGSAALLSFVRFLESHWFVWVTQMNHLPMEIDHEKRQDWLSMQLHATCDIEQSFFNDWFSGHLNFQIEHHLFPTMPRHSYGAVAPQVRALCEKHGIPYKMKSLWRGMVDVVRSLKTSGDLWLDAYHHK